Proteins from a genomic interval of Streptomyces sp. NBC_00820:
- a CDS encoding YeeE/YedE thiosulfate transporter family protein produces the protein MRTRGAILLANIITGLALGYTVSNIGFGDYAELNRMFTFQDLRMFLSFAGAVAIIVCAFALLRVRRTPGRIHAGVIPGAVLFGTGWAISGGCPAIPIIQVAGGYLPALVTIAGVAVGIRLCRWANARYFHLDRGSCGL, from the coding sequence ATGCGTACCCGGGGCGCGATTCTGCTGGCCAACATCATCACCGGACTGGCCCTCGGCTACACCGTCTCCAACATCGGCTTCGGCGACTACGCCGAGCTGAACCGCATGTTCACCTTCCAGGACCTGCGCATGTTCCTGTCCTTCGCCGGCGCCGTCGCGATCATCGTGTGCGCGTTCGCCCTGCTGCGGGTCCGCCGTACCCCGGGGCGCATCCACGCGGGCGTGATCCCCGGCGCGGTGTTGTTCGGTACGGGCTGGGCGATCTCGGGCGGGTGTCCGGCGATCCCGATCATCCAGGTCGCCGGCGGCTACCTGCCCGCCCTGGTCACCATCGCCGGCGTCGCCGTCGGAATCCGGCTGTGCCGCTGGGCCAACGCCCGGTACTTCCACCTCGACCGCGGCTCCTGCGGCCTGTGA
- a CDS encoding cold-shock protein, with amino-acid sequence MATGTVKWFNAEKGFGFIEQDGGGADVFAHYSNIAAQGFRELLEGQKVSFDIAQGQKGPTAENIVPA; translated from the coding sequence ATGGCTACTGGCACCGTGAAGTGGTTCAACGCGGAAAAGGGATTCGGCTTCATCGAGCAGGACGGTGGCGGCGCTGACGTGTTCGCCCACTACTCGAACATCGCCGCCCAGGGCTTCCGCGAGCTGCTCGAAGGCCAGAAGGTGAGCTTCGACATCGCGCAGGGGCAGAAGGGTCCGACGGCCGAGAACATCGTTCCCGCCTGA
- a CDS encoding flavodoxin family protein, with translation MARSFLFLLGSARADGNTELLARAAAEQLPGDTEQRWLDLAELRLPDYDDARHSVDSWPQAEGDEALLWEATTAATDIVIASPLYWYSVSSYAKRYLDYWSRWLATPDPGFKAKMAGRTLWGVTAMAHREEVVAEPLILTLHHTAAFMGMRFGGVLLGNGSRPGQVLTDERAASRAKTFFAQEAPLARLPFEEE, from the coding sequence ATGGCCCGTTCGTTCCTCTTTCTCCTCGGCAGCGCCCGCGCGGATGGCAACACCGAACTGCTGGCCCGCGCCGCAGCGGAGCAACTGCCGGGCGATACCGAGCAGCGGTGGCTGGACCTGGCGGAGCTCCGTCTGCCCGACTATGACGACGCGCGCCATTCAGTGGACTCATGGCCGCAGGCGGAAGGCGACGAGGCACTGTTGTGGGAGGCAACGACGGCTGCCACCGACATCGTGATCGCCTCGCCGCTGTACTGGTACTCCGTGTCGTCCTACGCCAAGCGTTACCTCGACTACTGGTCGAGGTGGCTGGCCACCCCTGACCCCGGCTTCAAGGCGAAGATGGCCGGGCGCACCCTGTGGGGCGTGACGGCCATGGCACACCGCGAGGAAGTCGTCGCCGAGCCCTTGATCCTCACCTTGCACCACACCGCGGCATTCATGGGCATGCGATTCGGCGGCGTACTCCTCGGCAATGGCTCCCGGCCCGGCCAGGTGCTCACCGACGAACGGGCGGCCTCCCGTGCCAAGACGTTCTTCGCCCAGGAAGCGCCCCTCGCCCGGCTCCCCTTCGAGGAGGAGTGA
- a CDS encoding M6 family metalloprotease domain-containing protein, whose product MQPQSPRRRIRPRRVATLASVIALTFAVSTSAGTGHLAAPTTAGPVGPARSSALVPCLIRGGADVQMTEGLPTPTGYSHSTGTVRALTLMVDFSDAPGQGSALDRFHEFFPQTQEWFRTASYGHLDYRPETPITTWLRMPKSFRDYGIERGAPFDPGYRDLVQDIVAAADPDVDFRSYDLLNVLVTPNAGPSALDTVLSVTFAGNGEAPVADGVPISNASFVYSRQDDGSGTYTHTGYRVLPHENGHTFGLPDLYTQDGGGTVGHWDIMSEDWGANNDLLGWHKWKLGWLDATQVGCVSAKGSAEYTLTPLSKAGGGKLVIIPVDARSSYALELRAQGGNDEAICKPGILIYRVDATVDTGRGPITVFDAHRDSGGCTRSPNVQAELSDAPFAPGETFKDPRHGITVHVASADLDGEYKVRVTRS is encoded by the coding sequence ATGCAGCCTCAGTCACCCCGACGCCGCATACGCCCGCGCCGCGTGGCCACCCTCGCCTCGGTGATCGCGCTGACCTTCGCGGTCAGCACCTCGGCGGGGACCGGACATCTGGCGGCGCCCACCACCGCCGGGCCCGTCGGCCCGGCCCGCTCCTCCGCCCTCGTGCCCTGCCTGATCCGCGGCGGCGCCGACGTGCAGATGACGGAGGGCCTTCCGACACCGACCGGCTACTCCCACTCCACCGGCACCGTCCGCGCCCTGACGCTGATGGTCGACTTCTCCGACGCGCCCGGACAGGGCAGCGCCCTCGACCGCTTCCACGAGTTCTTCCCGCAGACCCAGGAATGGTTCCGCACGGCGTCGTACGGCCACCTCGACTACCGCCCCGAGACCCCCATCACCACCTGGCTGCGGATGCCCAAGTCCTTCAGGGACTACGGCATAGAGCGCGGCGCCCCCTTCGATCCCGGCTACCGGGACCTGGTCCAGGACATCGTGGCCGCCGCCGATCCCGACGTGGACTTCCGCTCGTACGACCTGCTGAACGTGCTGGTCACCCCGAACGCCGGCCCCTCCGCCCTGGACACCGTGCTCTCCGTGACCTTCGCCGGCAACGGCGAGGCCCCGGTCGCCGACGGGGTCCCCATCTCCAACGCGTCCTTCGTCTACTCCCGCCAGGACGACGGCTCCGGCACCTACACGCACACCGGGTACCGGGTGCTGCCGCACGAGAACGGCCACACCTTCGGCCTGCCCGACCTCTACACCCAGGACGGCGGGGGCACGGTCGGGCACTGGGACATCATGAGCGAGGACTGGGGCGCCAACAACGACCTGCTCGGCTGGCACAAGTGGAAACTGGGCTGGCTGGACGCCACCCAGGTCGGCTGCGTGTCGGCCAAGGGCAGCGCGGAGTACACGCTGACACCGCTCTCCAAGGCGGGCGGCGGCAAGCTGGTCATCATCCCCGTCGACGCACGCTCCTCCTACGCGCTCGAACTGCGCGCACAGGGCGGCAACGACGAGGCGATCTGCAAGCCGGGCATCCTCATCTACAGGGTCGACGCCACCGTGGACACCGGACGCGGCCCCATCACCGTCTTCGACGCCCACCGCGACAGCGGCGGCTGCACCCGCAGCCCCAACGTCCAGGCCGAACTCTCCGACGCCCCCTTCGCCCCCGGCGAGACCTTCAAGGACCCCCGCCACGGCATCACCGTCCACGTGGCGAGCGCCGACCTGGACGGCGAGTACAAGGTGCGCGTCACCCGCAGCTGA
- a CDS encoding CBS domain-containing protein, which translates to MTLVQTHPRAMSTDAAHRTVADAMDAAGPQVPDDMTVEVALSVMAAARTGHLLVCDEDGQCTNLVTRARLTTLRDSSGYTDRVRLRDITDAGGPFASPLTTVAEAEHAMRHRRLGALPVVDEHGTALGVLALSR; encoded by the coding sequence TTGACGCTGGTCCAGACGCACCCCCGCGCAATGAGCACCGACGCCGCGCACAGGACGGTTGCCGATGCCATGGACGCGGCCGGGCCTCAGGTCCCGGACGACATGACCGTCGAGGTGGCACTGTCCGTCATGGCCGCCGCCCGCACAGGTCATCTCCTCGTTTGTGACGAGGACGGCCAGTGCACCAACCTGGTCACCCGGGCCCGGCTCACCACCCTGCGGGACAGTTCCGGATACACGGACCGGGTCCGCCTGCGCGACATCACCGACGCCGGCGGGCCCTTCGCCTCGCCGCTGACCACGGTGGCCGAAGCCGAGCACGCGATGCGACACCGGCGGCTCGGGGCCCTGCCTGTGGTCGACGAACACGGCACCGCTCTCGGGGTCCTCGCGCTCTCCCGCTGA
- a CDS encoding MerR family transcriptional regulator, translating to MTADTPLDRIDDDDYPAYTMGRAAEMLGTAPAFLRALGEARLITPLRSEGGHRRYSRYQLRIAARAREMVDQGTSIEAACRIIILEDQLEEARRINDELRRGDVGSPEAGA from the coding sequence ATGACCGCAGACACACCGCTCGACCGAATCGACGACGACGACTACCCCGCTTACACCATGGGACGAGCAGCAGAGATGCTCGGTACCGCGCCCGCCTTCCTGCGGGCCCTCGGTGAAGCCCGGCTGATCACGCCACTGCGCTCCGAGGGCGGACACCGGCGCTACTCCCGCTATCAGCTGCGTATCGCCGCCCGTGCCCGCGAGATGGTTGACCAGGGCACCTCCATCGAGGCGGCTTGCCGCATCATCATTCTGGAAGACCAACTCGAAGAGGCCCGGCGCATCAACGACGAACTGCGACGCGGTGATGTCGGGTCCCCCGAGGCGGGCGCCTGA
- a CDS encoding TetR/AcrR family transcriptional regulator — translation MQTAVPARKAHRPRADALRNRERIVTAAREMFVEYGPDVPLDEIARRAGVGNATLYRNFPDRDALVREVVCSVMGRTAEAAAGALAETGDAFAALEHFVHTAADERISALCPMISSTFDQHHPDLEAAGQRVEQLIGEVMDRARTAGQLRPDVGTGDLLVAVAQLSRPPAGAACFSADRFVHRHLQLFLDGLRAPARTVLPGTAVTMEDLRQS, via the coding sequence GTGCAGACCGCAGTCCCCGCTCGCAAGGCGCACCGGCCCCGTGCCGACGCGCTGCGCAACCGGGAGCGGATCGTCACCGCCGCCCGGGAGATGTTCGTCGAGTACGGCCCTGACGTGCCGCTCGACGAGATCGCCCGCCGGGCCGGTGTCGGCAACGCCACGCTGTACCGGAACTTCCCGGACCGCGACGCCCTCGTCCGCGAGGTCGTCTGTTCCGTGATGGGCCGTACGGCCGAGGCGGCCGCGGGAGCGCTCGCGGAGACCGGTGACGCGTTCGCCGCCCTCGAGCACTTCGTGCACACCGCGGCGGACGAACGCATCAGCGCACTGTGTCCGATGATCTCCAGCACCTTCGATCAGCATCACCCCGACCTGGAAGCGGCGGGACAACGGGTCGAGCAGCTGATCGGGGAGGTCATGGACCGCGCCAGGACGGCCGGGCAGCTCCGGCCGGACGTCGGGACCGGCGACCTGCTGGTCGCCGTGGCCCAGCTGAGCCGGCCCCCGGCCGGTGCGGCGTGCTTCAGCGCCGACCGCTTCGTGCACCGCCATCTGCAGTTGTTCCTGGACGGTCTGCGGGCTCCGGCCCGCACCGTTCTGCCGGGCACGGCCGTGACCATGGAGGATCTGCGCCAGTCCTGA
- a CDS encoding DEAD/DEAH box helicase gives MNRTRTNDRFARTRNGSAAPGKNGNRFGSSPPSRSGGPIRSNGHSRRPAALQGEFALPETITPALPAAASFVDLDMPAELLAALGSQGVTVPFPIQAATLPNSLAGRDVLGRGRTGSGKTLAFGLALLARTAGQRAEARQPLGLILVPTRELAQQVTDALTPYARSVKLRLATVVGGMPIGRQASALRGGVEVVVATPGRLKDLIERGDCRLDQVSVTVLDEADQMADMGFMPQVTALLDQVRPQGQRMLFSATLDRNVDLLVRRYLSDPVVHSVDASAGAVTTMEHHVLHVHGADKHAAITEIAARDGRVIMFLDTKHAVDRLTEHLLNSGVRAAALHGGKSQPQRTRTLTQFKNGHVSVLVATNVAARGIHVDSLDLVVNVDPPTDHKDYLHRGGRTARAGESGSVVTLVTPSQRRAMTRLMATAGIVPQTTQVRAGAEALHRITGAQAPSGIPVVITAPVVERPKRSAVSRGRRRPASATRRAPARRSVSDAAA, from the coding sequence ATGAACCGCACACGCACGAACGACCGCTTCGCCCGCACTCGGAACGGCAGCGCCGCCCCCGGGAAGAATGGCAACCGGTTCGGCTCATCGCCCCCGAGCCGCTCCGGCGGACCGATCCGTTCCAACGGTCACAGCCGCCGCCCCGCCGCCCTCCAGGGTGAGTTCGCCCTCCCGGAGACGATCACCCCGGCGCTGCCCGCCGCGGCGAGCTTCGTCGATCTCGACATGCCCGCGGAGCTGCTGGCCGCGCTCGGCTCGCAGGGCGTGACCGTACCGTTCCCGATCCAGGCCGCGACGCTGCCGAACTCCCTCGCCGGCCGCGACGTCCTCGGCCGGGGGCGCACCGGTTCCGGCAAGACCCTCGCCTTCGGGCTGGCCCTGCTGGCCCGTACGGCTGGGCAGCGCGCCGAAGCCCGGCAGCCGCTGGGGCTGATCCTCGTACCGACGCGTGAGCTGGCACAGCAGGTCACCGACGCGCTCACGCCGTACGCCCGCTCGGTGAAGCTGCGCCTGGCCACGGTCGTGGGAGGGATGCCGATCGGCAGGCAGGCCAGCGCGCTGCGCGGCGGCGTCGAGGTCGTCGTCGCCACCCCCGGACGCCTCAAGGACCTCATCGAACGCGGCGACTGCCGGCTGGACCAGGTCTCCGTCACCGTCCTCGACGAAGCGGACCAGATGGCCGACATGGGCTTCATGCCGCAGGTCACCGCCCTGCTCGACCAGGTCCGCCCTCAAGGCCAGCGCATGCTGTTCTCCGCCACTCTCGACCGTAACGTCGATCTGCTCGTGCGCCGCTACCTGAGCGACCCCGTCGTGCACTCCGTCGATGCGTCGGCCGGTGCGGTCACGACGATGGAGCACCACGTACTCCACGTCCACGGCGCCGACAAACACGCGGCCATCACGGAGATCGCCGCACGCGACGGCCGCGTGATCATGTTCCTGGACACCAAGCACGCCGTCGACCGCCTCACCGAGCACCTCCTGAACAGCGGGGTACGGGCCGCCGCCCTGCACGGGGGCAAGTCGCAGCCGCAGCGCACCCGTACGCTGACGCAGTTCAAGAACGGGCACGTCAGCGTGCTGGTGGCGACCAACGTCGCTGCGCGCGGCATCCACGTCGACAGTCTCGACCTCGTCGTCAACGTCGACCCTCCGACCGACCACAAGGACTACCTCCACCGCGGCGGCCGCACGGCCCGCGCCGGCGAGTCCGGCAGCGTCGTCACCCTGGTCACCCCGAGCCAGCGTCGCGCCATGACCCGCCTCATGGCAACGGCCGGCATCGTCCCGCAGACCACCCAGGTCCGCGCCGGCGCGGAGGCCCTGCACCGCATCACCGGCGCCCAAGCCCCTTCCGGCATCCCGGTCGTCATCACCGCACCCGTGGTCGAACGCCCCAAGCGCAGCGCCGTCTCACGCGGCCGACGCCGCCCGGCTTCGGCGACCCGGCGCGCGCCCGCACGGCGGTCCGTCTCCGACGCGGCAGCCTAG
- a CDS encoding MFS transporter, producing MSRSASKDPGVAAPSGGDANRWKALAFIALAQLMVVLDATIVNIALPSAQTDLGISDGNRQWVVTAYALAFGGLLLFGGRIADLWGRKRAFVLGLAGFAAASALGGVATSGAMMFGARALQGAFGALLAPAALSLLAVMFTDAKERAKAFGIYGAIAGGGGAVGLILGGFLTEYLDWRWTFFVNIPFAIIAGVGAYLVIREPEGGRNRSPLDIPGVILSTLGLVALVYGFTRAESDGWSDAVTISMFVASVVLLSTFVVVESKVKAPLLPLRVITDRNRGGIYLSLGLAIIGMFGLFLFLTYYLQVVKGYSPVKTGFAFLPMVAGMITGSTQIGARLMTRVRARYLMGPGFFVAGVGMLLLTQLEVGSSYAALLLPAMVLLGLGMGTAFMPAMSLATQGVEPRDAGVASAMVNTSQQVGGAIGTALLNTIAASAQASYIKDHIATAVSKPQAQLVTLDGMVHGYTAAIWLAVAILAAASLIAFTFVNAGRPGSTPVASGSGDGVEDEVPVPVVAH from the coding sequence ATGTCTCGATCAGCCAGCAAGGATCCCGGAGTCGCCGCGCCGAGCGGTGGCGACGCCAACCGCTGGAAGGCGCTCGCCTTCATCGCGCTCGCCCAGCTGATGGTCGTCCTCGACGCCACCATCGTGAACATCGCCCTGCCGTCCGCGCAGACGGACCTCGGCATATCCGACGGCAACCGGCAGTGGGTCGTCACCGCCTACGCCCTCGCCTTCGGCGGTCTGCTGCTCTTCGGCGGCCGCATCGCCGACCTGTGGGGCCGCAAGCGCGCCTTCGTCCTCGGCCTGGCCGGTTTCGCCGCCGCCTCCGCGCTCGGCGGCGTCGCCACCTCCGGCGCCATGATGTTCGGCGCCCGCGCGCTGCAGGGTGCCTTCGGTGCCCTGCTCGCCCCGGCCGCGCTCTCGCTGCTCGCCGTGATGTTCACGGACGCCAAGGAGCGCGCCAAGGCGTTCGGCATCTACGGCGCGATCGCCGGCGGCGGCGGCGCCGTCGGCCTGATCCTCGGCGGCTTCCTCACCGAGTACCTGGACTGGCGCTGGACGTTCTTCGTGAACATCCCGTTCGCCATCATCGCCGGTGTCGGCGCCTACCTGGTCATCCGTGAGCCCGAGGGCGGCCGCAACCGCTCCCCGCTCGACATCCCCGGCGTGATCCTGTCCACCCTCGGCCTGGTCGCCCTGGTGTACGGCTTCACCCGCGCCGAGTCCGACGGCTGGAGCGACGCCGTCACCATCTCGATGTTCGTCGCGTCCGTGGTGCTGCTGTCGACCTTCGTGGTGGTCGAGTCCAAGGTCAAGGCCCCGCTGCTGCCGCTGCGCGTGATCACCGACCGCAACCGCGGCGGCATCTACCTCTCCCTCGGCCTCGCGATCATCGGCATGTTCGGCCTGTTCCTCTTCCTGACCTACTACCTCCAGGTCGTGAAGGGCTACTCGCCGGTCAAGACCGGCTTCGCGTTCCTGCCGATGGTGGCCGGCATGATCACCGGCTCCACCCAGATCGGCGCCCGCCTGATGACCCGCGTGCGGGCCCGCTACCTGATGGGCCCCGGCTTCTTCGTCGCCGGCGTCGGCATGCTGCTGCTGACCCAGCTGGAGGTCGGCTCCTCGTACGCCGCCCTGCTGCTGCCCGCGATGGTGCTGCTCGGCCTCGGCATGGGTACGGCGTTCATGCCGGCCATGTCCCTGGCCACCCAGGGCGTCGAGCCCCGGGACGCCGGTGTCGCCTCCGCGATGGTCAACACCTCGCAGCAGGTGGGCGGCGCGATCGGCACCGCCCTGCTGAACACCATCGCCGCCTCCGCGCAGGCGTCGTACATCAAGGACCACATCGCCACCGCGGTCTCCAAGCCGCAGGCGCAGCTGGTCACGCTGGACGGCATGGTGCACGGCTACACCGCGGCGATCTGGCTCGCCGTCGCCATCCTGGCGGCCGCCTCGCTGATCGCCTTCACCTTCGTCAACGCCGGCCGTCCGGGCTCCACTCCGGTGGCCTCCGGCAGCGGTGACGGTGTGGAGGACGAGGTGCCGGTGCCGGTGGTCGCTCACTGA
- a CDS encoding tyrosine-type recombinase/integrase has product MRAWVETGRAFTRENGEMLHPANVTRRFIELYEEIGLPPVRLHDLRHGAATLAHAAGAGLKDIQEMLGHSSITITADTYTSLLPEADLAIAEAAARLVPRAQRVLDGADPSGEISGSGAPSAHAPLTHRSRKRPRTGSPRPNRVPPWGRNPRSAA; this is encoded by the coding sequence ATGCGCGCCTGGGTGGAGACCGGCCGCGCCTTCACCAGGGAGAACGGCGAGATGCTCCACCCCGCCAACGTCACACGGCGCTTCATCGAGCTGTACGAGGAGATCGGTCTCCCGCCCGTCCGGCTCCACGACCTCCGCCACGGCGCGGCAACGCTGGCCCACGCGGCCGGGGCCGGTCTGAAGGACATCCAGGAGATGCTCGGCCACTCCTCGATCACCATCACGGCCGACACCTACACGAGCCTGCTTCCCGAGGCGGATCTGGCGATCGCCGAGGCCGCGGCCCGGCTCGTGCCGCGCGCACAGCGCGTGCTGGATGGTGCTGATCCATCCGGAGAGATATCGGGGTCTGGCGCCCCGTCCGCTCACGCACCGCTCACGCACCGCTCACGCAAACGGCCCCGGACGGGGAGTCCGAGGCCGAATAGGGTGCCTCCCTGGGGGAGAAACCCCAGGTCAGCGGCTTAA
- a CDS encoding YeeE/YedE family protein, with amino-acid sequence MSAYWPWWAGAIGLALVTINYTLTTDRSFGVSSAWDRVLHWRSERDLEQMDDEFADDQALAEALAAATAEHFGTITGASTVPPVSYGESRPLEPDVEPDAEPAAGESPSVTSLRPAPLVTQAALLVSVFLGGLIAAVTSGRFKLRFDMGPGFRNLVTANPIAMVALLFVGGVLVGFGTRLAGGCSSGHGLNGCGRLRPVSIVATAVFFGTAVAVSFLLWKVI; translated from the coding sequence ATGAGCGCCTACTGGCCCTGGTGGGCGGGCGCTATAGGGCTCGCTCTGGTCACCATCAACTACACCCTCACCACCGATCGGTCTTTCGGGGTGTCATCCGCGTGGGATCGCGTGCTGCACTGGCGCAGCGAACGCGATCTCGAGCAGATGGACGACGAGTTCGCCGACGACCAGGCCCTCGCCGAGGCGCTCGCCGCGGCCACCGCGGAACACTTCGGCACGATTACCGGCGCGTCCACCGTGCCGCCGGTTTCCTACGGGGAGTCGCGGCCGCTCGAACCGGACGTCGAACCGGACGCCGAACCGGCGGCGGGTGAGAGCCCCTCGGTCACGAGCCTGCGCCCGGCCCCGCTGGTCACCCAGGCCGCCCTGCTGGTGTCGGTCTTCCTCGGCGGACTGATCGCCGCGGTCACTTCCGGGCGGTTCAAGCTCCGCTTCGACATGGGCCCGGGTTTCCGGAACCTGGTCACCGCCAATCCGATCGCCATGGTCGCCCTGTTGTTCGTGGGAGGCGTGCTGGTCGGCTTCGGCACCCGACTGGCCGGCGGGTGCAGCTCGGGCCACGGGCTCAACGGCTGCGGCCGTCTGCGCCCGGTCAGCATCGTCGCGACCGCCGTGTTCTTCGGCACCGCCGTCGCGGTGTCGTTCCTCTTGTGGAAGGTGATCTGA
- a CDS encoding SCO5918 family protein has product MRCVIARFPFELTKGGVLESMKDVKPEPVTGDSVIVGRRHYPAKQVGQVITRQDRRDFSGGEVLRAMTQLGFTCRTVPKVAAARIVDPLQRASAALGAPMPI; this is encoded by the coding sequence ATGCGTTGTGTCATCGCCCGCTTTCCGTTCGAGCTCACCAAGGGTGGAGTGCTGGAATCGATGAAGGACGTCAAGCCCGAGCCGGTCACTGGCGACTCCGTGATCGTCGGGCGCCGCCACTACCCCGCCAAGCAGGTCGGCCAGGTCATCACCCGCCAGGACCGCCGCGATTTCAGCGGCGGCGAAGTCCTCAGGGCCATGACCCAGCTCGGCTTCACCTGCCGCACCGTCCCCAAGGTCGCGGCCGCGAGGATCGTCGACCCGCTCCAGCGGGCTTCCGCGGCGCTTGGCGCCCCCATGCCCATCTGA